In Nitrospirota bacterium, one genomic interval encodes:
- a CDS encoding PD-(D/E)XK nuclease family protein, translating to MLRIVTGPFHPVLERALVEDLRSCKTEDPFAPLAVIVPSASLVEHLNEVLTHHEPRAFLNVHFLTFHQLALRLRDDLSPVSETSQASPLQLVDDFFCEQLVRQVVRRKLPGLEPLTRLPPSPGTWKGLWATVRDLKDAVVAPATALKALTEGVFEEEDQVWLHSIFTLHAAVKEASRSLGVGSPDDLAASFGQDLSGSSFFKGLQHLFYYGFYDLSQVQLSFFQSVTCVVPTTLYFPLQDRQAFRFARQFFERHLLPLADSHEDRSGEGDRTATSELVELSVINVIGVEEELATVCREILTLTEVNGYRFDEIGVVARTLEPYQARLQSVFDRHLVPFTSTAGKPLAREPLVKVLLRLASLPLNDFDRAAMLDVITSPFYCRSQGGDSSSTNFRPDIWRSLVYTLGITKGEVEWKRLGSPASLSILRDAEAGSDEDDVTTVGRFEVTQLTYLWEVVSQLIHECRTLPAQGSIGTLTDAFLALVKSHIHVPDLFDGTSAESSGPTTLTEVGLLIRSALDRLLELDPLGGDLSWEEWVQLFQRVLDETSIPIEEGRHQGVQVLDAMTARGRIFRTLFVLGMNEKVFPRYVQEDPFLRDRQRTVLESTLGYKIDEKLAGHEEERLLFELLSRSATNRLYLSYQRADETGRVMAPSGFVAIAMRDPRFVGQLEESVPRRLTQRISKQPSIQDLLPAEELALGCLLQGQDALPVLDTIGRDRRLLEQGLVTLKTIERESPELGPFDGLIGIQASESPAVIDRSFSPTALERYATCPFQYFAEKVLRLEPVRRLQQDHLPPLTIGTLVHASLRLSYERLVSLQWPDSSLNEVRVRSTVQEAVTEAFATHAASQGTGHALLWTLAREQVAELVTAAVSSDQVEYLATGFRPVAFEASVQGVVPLESDSLSGSMKIHGALDRVDYRADPPALRIVDYKFKQGHDISAVDRNLALSAVRGLRLQPPLYASMTLPSLPAVTDVQLLFLAPQWKQPVSRSTFDAGLWTGHTGEMIRQTLSTLVAGIVRGDFFILPDGYCDYCEFSGACRRHDDMVGWRSHQSSQARVLRKLRKQKVHDE from the coding sequence ATGCTTCGCATCGTCACAGGTCCTTTTCATCCAGTTCTTGAACGTGCCCTGGTCGAGGACCTTCGCTCCTGTAAAACTGAAGATCCCTTTGCTCCACTCGCCGTCATTGTCCCCTCGGCCTCTCTGGTCGAGCATCTGAATGAAGTACTCACTCATCATGAGCCGCGCGCATTCCTCAATGTACACTTTCTAACGTTCCACCAACTGGCCCTCCGTCTGCGTGATGATCTCTCGCCGGTCTCTGAGACCAGTCAGGCGTCGCCTCTGCAACTGGTCGACGATTTCTTCTGTGAGCAATTGGTGCGGCAGGTGGTTCGACGAAAGCTTCCAGGGCTTGAACCTCTCACGCGGCTGCCTCCCTCACCAGGAACCTGGAAAGGTCTCTGGGCGACGGTTCGCGATTTGAAAGACGCGGTGGTTGCGCCGGCAACGGCATTGAAGGCACTCACGGAAGGGGTATTTGAAGAAGAAGACCAAGTCTGGCTCCATTCCATATTCACGCTGCATGCAGCCGTCAAGGAAGCCAGTCGGTCTCTCGGAGTCGGCTCTCCGGATGACCTGGCTGCTTCATTCGGCCAAGATCTCTCAGGTTCCTCGTTTTTCAAGGGGCTGCAACACCTCTTCTACTATGGCTTTTACGATCTTTCGCAGGTCCAACTGTCATTCTTTCAATCGGTCACGTGCGTTGTGCCGACCACGTTGTATTTTCCATTGCAAGACCGCCAGGCCTTTCGCTTTGCCCGCCAATTCTTTGAACGCCATCTTCTTCCGCTGGCAGACAGCCATGAGGATCGGAGTGGGGAAGGGGACCGAACCGCAACATCGGAATTAGTCGAACTCTCCGTGATAAACGTTATCGGGGTTGAGGAGGAATTGGCGACGGTCTGTCGTGAAATTCTGACCTTAACCGAGGTGAACGGCTATCGTTTCGATGAGATCGGAGTGGTGGCACGTACATTGGAGCCCTATCAGGCTCGGCTCCAGTCGGTGTTTGATCGTCATCTGGTGCCCTTCACGTCAACGGCCGGGAAGCCGCTGGCGCGCGAACCATTGGTCAAAGTTCTCTTGCGCCTGGCATCGCTCCCATTGAACGACTTCGACCGCGCGGCCATGCTGGATGTGATCACATCTCCGTTCTATTGTCGCTCACAGGGCGGCGACTCCTCCAGCACGAATTTCCGTCCCGATATCTGGCGTTCGCTGGTCTACACCTTGGGTATTACGAAAGGGGAGGTGGAGTGGAAGCGTTTGGGATCGCCGGCCAGTTTGTCGATTCTCCGCGATGCAGAGGCAGGATCTGACGAAGACGATGTGACAACGGTCGGGAGATTCGAGGTGACTCAGCTCACATATTTATGGGAAGTCGTGTCGCAACTGATCCATGAATGTCGGACTCTTCCAGCTCAAGGATCGATTGGAACCTTGACCGATGCATTTCTCGCCCTGGTGAAATCCCATATTCACGTACCGGACCTATTCGATGGAACATCAGCCGAGTCATCCGGGCCGACAACTCTCACTGAGGTTGGCTTACTGATTCGATCTGCGCTGGACCGATTGCTAGAGTTGGACCCGCTCGGAGGAGATCTCTCTTGGGAGGAGTGGGTCCAATTGTTTCAGCGAGTTTTGGATGAAACGAGCATCCCCATCGAAGAGGGACGGCACCAGGGTGTTCAGGTGTTGGATGCCATGACGGCTCGAGGTCGGATATTTCGCACGCTCTTTGTGCTTGGCATGAACGAGAAGGTTTTTCCACGATACGTGCAGGAAGACCCCTTTCTTCGTGACCGGCAACGAACCGTTCTGGAATCGACCCTGGGCTACAAGATTGATGAGAAATTAGCGGGACATGAAGAAGAGCGACTCTTGTTTGAGCTCCTCAGCCGGTCGGCAACCAATCGGCTGTATCTCTCGTACCAGCGAGCAGACGAAACAGGGCGGGTCATGGCGCCGTCTGGTTTTGTCGCTATCGCGATGCGCGATCCACGATTCGTCGGACAGCTTGAAGAGTCAGTCCCCCGACGGCTGACTCAACGGATCAGCAAACAGCCCTCAATTCAAGACCTGTTACCTGCCGAGGAGTTGGCCTTGGGTTGCCTGTTGCAAGGACAGGATGCGCTCCCGGTGCTCGATACAATAGGGCGAGACCGCCGCCTCTTGGAACAGGGGCTCGTAACACTGAAAACGATTGAACGAGAATCGCCTGAGCTGGGCCCTTTCGACGGCCTGATCGGCATACAGGCGTCTGAGTCACCGGCTGTCATCGATCGGAGTTTCTCGCCGACAGCATTGGAACGGTATGCGACCTGTCCCTTTCAGTACTTCGCGGAAAAAGTTCTTCGATTGGAGCCAGTACGACGGCTCCAGCAGGACCACCTGCCTCCCTTAACGATCGGAACTCTTGTGCATGCATCACTGCGACTGAGCTATGAACGGTTGGTGTCGCTTCAATGGCCTGATAGCTCACTGAATGAAGTTAGGGTGCGCTCTACGGTACAAGAGGCAGTCACCGAGGCCTTTGCCACCCATGCGGCAAGTCAGGGAACAGGGCATGCCCTGCTCTGGACGCTGGCGCGTGAACAGGTGGCTGAGTTGGTGACTGCTGCTGTCTCGTCGGACCAGGTGGAGTATCTTGCGACCGGATTCCGTCCTGTCGCTTTTGAAGCGTCCGTCCAGGGCGTTGTGCCACTGGAGTCCGATTCGTTGTCCGGCTCCATGAAGATTCATGGCGCCCTGGACCGTGTCGATTACCGAGCTGATCCACCAGCGCTCCGTATCGTGGACTATAAGTTTAAACAGGGTCATGACATCAGCGCCGTGGACCGCAACCTGGCCTTGTCGGCCGTGCGCGGATTGCGACTGCAACCGCCGCTCTATGCCAGCATGACTCTACCCTCGCTTCCCGCAGTAACCGATGTTCAATTGCTCTTTCTGGCCCCACAGTGGAAGCAACCGGTCTCTCGTTCAACGTTCGACGCGGGCCTCTGGACTGGCCATACCGGCGAAATGATCCGACAGACGCTCTCCACATTAGTTGCAGGCATCGTGAGAGGAGATTTTTTTATTCTTCCCGATGGCTATTGCGACTACTGCGAATTTTCCGGCGCCTGCCGCCGTCACGACGATATGGTTGGGTGGCGCTCGCACCAGTCATCTCAGGCCCGTGTCTTGCGCAAGTTGAGAAAACAGAAGGTGCACGATGAGTGA
- the clpB gene encoding ATP-dependent chaperone ClpB, producing the protein MDMNRITIKLQEALQTASSHASRRSHQGIEVEHLLLAFVEQDGGLASSLLEQAGLSLSSVHQAVEQALAKLPQVQGAGASPGQLHIAARLSQVLAKAEDEQRTLKDDYLSVEHVILAMAQEGGVFKKLGLTKERLLGALQQIRGSQRVTSQDPESTYQALEKYGRDLTRFAGQGKLDPVIGRDEEIRRVVQILSRRTKNNPVLIGEPGVGKTAIVEGLATRIIKGDVPEGLKKKRVVTLDMGSLVAGAKFRGEFEERLKAVLKEVQAAEGQILLFIDELHTVVGAGAAEGAMDAANLLKPLLARGELHLIGATTLDEYRKHIEKDAALERRFQTVLVDQPMVEDTISILRGLKERYEVHHGVRIKDAALVAAAKLSNRYIADRFLPDKAIDLVDEAAARLRTEIDSLPAELDEVSRKVLQLEIEREALRKEQDPSSQARLTTLELELGEKQGDLQALKTRWDSEKASVARLRKTREAMEGIKQEMERAERAYDLNRVAELRYGELPRLERELTLEQEQLGKKQGESRLLKEEVDEDDIAAIVSRWTGIPVARLVEGETEKLLKLGELLHQRVVGQDEAVEAVADAVLRARSGIKDPNRPIGSFLFLGPTGVGKTELARTLAATLFDNDANLIRIDMSEYMEKHTVARLIGAPPGYIGYEEGGQLTEAVRRRPFSVILFDEIEKAHHDVFNVLLQVLDDGRLTDSQGRTVDFKNTVLIMTSNIGSPQILDAQQRHASYDEVCALVMVELREHFRPEFLNRVDETVVFHALGTEQLTKIVEIQLERLRTRLTERRISLSVTPEALRYLGERGYDPTYGARPLKRLIQQEVETPMARQLVKGELRDGDTATVELKDRQIVIVPTIAG; encoded by the coding sequence ATGGACATGAATCGCATCACAATCAAACTACAAGAGGCGCTCCAGACTGCGTCGTCTCATGCCTCGAGACGAAGTCATCAGGGGATCGAGGTGGAGCACCTCCTGCTTGCGTTCGTGGAACAGGACGGAGGTCTCGCGTCCTCCCTCCTCGAACAAGCAGGGCTGTCGCTGTCCTCTGTTCATCAGGCAGTGGAACAGGCACTCGCAAAACTGCCTCAAGTACAGGGGGCCGGAGCAAGCCCAGGCCAGCTCCACATCGCCGCCCGGCTGAGCCAAGTCCTGGCCAAGGCCGAAGACGAACAACGTACGTTGAAAGACGACTATCTCAGCGTCGAACATGTCATCCTCGCCATGGCCCAGGAGGGGGGAGTCTTTAAGAAACTCGGCCTGACGAAGGAACGGCTGTTAGGAGCACTTCAGCAGATACGAGGGTCTCAACGTGTCACGAGCCAGGATCCGGAAAGTACATACCAGGCTTTAGAAAAGTACGGCCGCGACCTCACCAGGTTCGCGGGGCAAGGAAAACTGGATCCTGTCATAGGACGCGACGAGGAAATCCGTCGAGTCGTGCAGATTCTGTCACGGAGAACCAAAAACAACCCCGTACTCATCGGCGAGCCGGGCGTCGGGAAAACAGCCATCGTCGAAGGACTTGCCACTCGCATTATCAAGGGGGATGTGCCCGAAGGGCTGAAAAAGAAACGCGTCGTGACCCTCGATATGGGATCATTGGTGGCCGGCGCGAAGTTCCGCGGCGAATTTGAGGAACGATTGAAGGCTGTTCTCAAAGAGGTGCAGGCGGCAGAGGGACAAATCCTGCTTTTCATCGATGAACTGCATACGGTCGTGGGAGCTGGGGCAGCAGAGGGAGCCATGGATGCGGCCAATCTGCTCAAGCCCTTGTTGGCCCGCGGCGAATTGCACTTGATCGGCGCGACGACGCTGGATGAGTATCGAAAGCATATTGAGAAGGATGCCGCCTTGGAGCGGCGGTTTCAGACCGTGTTGGTCGATCAGCCGATGGTGGAAGATACCATCTCGATTCTGCGGGGGCTCAAGGAACGTTACGAAGTGCACCACGGCGTGCGTATCAAAGACGCCGCACTGGTCGCTGCGGCGAAACTCTCGAACCGGTATATCGCCGACCGCTTTTTGCCGGATAAGGCCATCGATCTGGTCGATGAAGCGGCAGCCCGCCTGCGTACTGAAATCGACAGTTTGCCCGCGGAACTCGACGAAGTCTCCCGCAAGGTGTTGCAGCTGGAGATTGAGCGGGAAGCCTTACGGAAAGAACAGGATCCGTCCAGCCAGGCCCGGCTCACCACACTTGAGCTGGAACTGGGTGAGAAACAGGGCGATCTGCAGGCGCTCAAGACTCGATGGGATTCGGAAAAAGCCTCGGTGGCACGGCTGCGAAAGACTCGCGAAGCGATGGAGGGGATCAAGCAGGAGATGGAACGGGCGGAACGGGCCTACGATCTCAATCGAGTCGCAGAGCTGCGCTACGGAGAGTTGCCTCGTCTCGAGCGGGAACTCACCTTGGAACAGGAACAGCTCGGCAAGAAGCAGGGTGAAAGCCGGTTGCTCAAAGAAGAAGTCGACGAAGATGATATCGCAGCTATCGTGAGTCGCTGGACCGGAATCCCCGTCGCCCGGCTGGTCGAAGGTGAAACGGAAAAGCTCCTCAAGTTGGGCGAGTTGCTCCATCAGCGCGTGGTGGGCCAGGATGAAGCGGTGGAGGCAGTTGCCGATGCCGTCCTCCGTGCGCGTTCCGGCATCAAAGACCCAAATCGGCCCATTGGCTCGTTTCTGTTCCTTGGCCCGACCGGAGTTGGAAAGACCGAGTTGGCACGGACCCTTGCCGCAACACTCTTTGATAACGATGCCAATCTGATTCGAATCGATATGTCCGAGTACATGGAAAAACACACGGTGGCCCGCCTGATCGGAGCCCCTCCGGGCTATATCGGCTATGAAGAGGGCGGACAACTGACAGAAGCCGTCCGGAGGCGCCCATTTTCCGTCATCCTGTTCGACGAAATCGAAAAAGCCCATCACGACGTCTTCAACGTCTTACTCCAAGTCTTGGATGACGGACGATTGACAGATTCTCAGGGCCGGACCGTCGATTTCAAGAATACCGTCTTGATCATGACGTCGAACATCGGCAGCCCGCAAATTCTTGACGCGCAGCAGCGGCATGCCTCCTATGACGAGGTCTGCGCTCTCGTCATGGTAGAGCTACGGGAGCACTTCCGTCCTGAATTTTTGAACCGTGTCGACGAGACCGTGGTATTCCATGCTCTGGGAACCGAACAGCTCACGAAGATCGTGGAGATCCAACTCGAGCGGTTGCGGACACGTTTGACAGAACGACGGATCTCGTTGTCCGTGACGCCAGAAGCCCTACGCTATCTGGGTGAACGCGGCTACGATCCCACCTATGGGGCGAGGCCGTTGAAGCGATTGATCCAACAGGAGGTTGAGACGCCGATGGCGCGTCAATTGGTCAAGGGAGAACTGCGCGATGGAGATACCGCGACCGTGGAGTTGAAAGACAGGCAGATCGTCATCGTACCAACGATCGCGGGCTAA
- a CDS encoding HAMP domain-containing protein: MRLSIFWRIVLTSVVIIVVMAGVNLYALFQLRQLTSLSANMATHHYPAIESAKRLLGVLYAQLNSEKKYLAVRDATFLQHFDEEVDEFHRGLQSLETQELTPKGIQLLQDTKHLQQERLMIFRAELEHGGSPATSPSVGYEGRRDALMDRITATLQQFINLHETGISVGVSRSRESSAQAEAVTEQLVLLALVFGIALAGVASFTVLRPLRQVQNHIKQIGQGNFRTSLNIRAPSELRDLVDSVNWMGTKLQELDDMKGEFLAHVSHELRTPMASIQEGTHLLLDEIPGPLSQEQRTTLRIMADSSRRLITLISTILDLSKMDAGMMEYRIVPTDLKRITDMSVNKVQLLADAKHVQLLLEAPEQRVWVKADALRVEQVLDNLLSNALKFSSEGGIVKVLMRPDQRAGVLEVSVTDGGPGIQAEDLPYIFERFYQGRTKAKHGTPGSGLGLALAKKVVEAHGGRIWIESEVKKGTTVRFVLPLTKPGEIA, from the coding sequence TTGCGCTTATCGATTTTCTGGCGGATTGTCTTGACCTCTGTTGTCATCATCGTGGTGATGGCAGGGGTGAACCTATACGCGTTGTTTCAACTGCGCCAGCTGACTTCGCTGAGCGCCAACATGGCTACGCACCATTACCCGGCGATCGAATCGGCCAAACGGCTGCTCGGGGTGCTCTATGCCCAACTCAACAGCGAAAAGAAGTATCTGGCCGTACGCGATGCCACGTTCCTGCAACATTTCGATGAAGAGGTCGACGAATTTCATCGTGGACTCCAGAGTCTCGAAACGCAGGAACTCACGCCCAAAGGGATTCAACTCCTTCAAGACACCAAGCACCTACAGCAAGAACGCCTGATGATCTTTCGCGCGGAGTTGGAGCATGGCGGGTCGCCCGCCACTTCTCCGTCCGTGGGCTATGAGGGCCGGAGAGATGCTTTGATGGACCGCATCACTGCCACACTCCAGCAGTTTATCAATCTTCACGAGACCGGCATCAGTGTCGGTGTGAGCCGGTCACGGGAAAGTTCGGCGCAAGCCGAAGCGGTGACGGAGCAATTGGTATTGCTCGCGCTTGTCTTCGGCATTGCACTCGCCGGCGTGGCCAGTTTTACGGTCCTGCGCCCGCTTCGACAAGTCCAGAACCATATCAAACAGATCGGGCAGGGAAATTTTCGCACGTCGCTGAATATCCGGGCCCCCAGTGAGCTGCGAGACCTCGTCGACTCCGTGAATTGGATGGGCACAAAACTACAAGAACTGGATGATATGAAGGGGGAGTTCCTGGCCCATGTCTCCCACGAATTACGCACACCCATGGCTTCGATCCAGGAAGGGACTCATTTGCTGCTCGATGAAATTCCCGGCCCCCTATCGCAAGAACAGCGCACGACCTTACGCATCATGGCAGACAGCAGCCGCCGACTGATCACTCTCATCTCGACCATTCTCGATCTCTCAAAAATGGACGCTGGCATGATGGAATACCGGATCGTCCCGACCGATCTCAAGCGGATCACAGATATGTCGGTTAACAAGGTGCAACTCCTTGCCGATGCCAAGCACGTGCAACTGTTGCTGGAAGCGCCGGAACAACGTGTCTGGGTGAAGGCGGATGCGCTGAGAGTCGAACAAGTGCTTGATAACCTGCTCTCAAATGCATTGAAATTCAGCTCGGAAGGGGGCATTGTGAAAGTGCTCATGAGGCCGGATCAAAGAGCGGGAGTCCTCGAAGTGAGCGTGACAGATGGAGGTCCCGGTATTCAGGCCGAAGACCTTCCCTATATCTTTGAACGTTTCTATCAAGGGCGCACAAAGGCCAAGCACGGGACGCCAGGCAGTGGGCTGGGCTTGGCCCTGGCAAAAAAAGTGGTCGAGGCGCATGGAGGACGGATTTGGATCGAAAGCGAAGTCAAAAAGGGGACGACGGTACGATTCGTTCTCCCCCTCACGAAGCCGGGAGAAATAGCATGA
- a CDS encoding sigma-54-dependent Fis family transcriptional regulator yields the protein MEKEHILVVDDEEGLLHLVKMRLTAMGFDVTGCTTGREAIAAAKKDRFDLVVADLRLGSEDGLDVTEELLRIHPGLPVIILTAHGSIPNAVEAMQRGAFGYLTKPFDDKELKAKIEEGLSPQRMRGEIQRLKSLVNELYGMENIVARSPAMQRILQQVVQVADSDATILLFGETGTGKEVLARVIHANSRRSKGPFVALNCAAIPETLFESELFGHVRGAFTSAHGAKRGLFQSANGGTLFLDEIGEIPLSMQVKLLRAVQEREVREVGSEVSTKIDVRIVAATNKDLGEAVKNGSFRNDLYYRISVVPLFIPPLRDRREDIPLLAQHFLTASAKRANKSLRGFTPAALNRLITHPWPGNVRELENVVEKAAVMTRQDMITPDLLPSMGTSPDAPLKPLTEAKEEFEKTYLKNVLELTGGNISRAAQFAGRYRADFYKMLRKYGLHPSTLKAKAEADLEEMDEQGDLTEAER from the coding sequence ATGGAAAAGGAACATATTCTCGTAGTCGACGATGAAGAAGGACTGCTGCATCTTGTCAAGATGCGGTTGACCGCTATGGGTTTTGACGTCACTGGTTGCACAACCGGACGTGAGGCCATCGCGGCAGCCAAGAAAGACCGGTTCGACCTTGTCGTTGCCGACCTCCGGCTGGGCAGCGAAGACGGGTTAGATGTGACGGAAGAATTGCTGCGGATTCATCCGGGCCTTCCGGTGATCATCTTGACGGCCCACGGCAGTATCCCCAATGCCGTGGAAGCGATGCAGCGGGGAGCCTTCGGCTATCTCACGAAACCGTTCGATGACAAAGAACTCAAGGCCAAAATCGAGGAAGGGCTTTCTCCACAACGGATGAGAGGAGAGATTCAGCGACTGAAGTCTCTCGTCAACGAATTGTATGGAATGGAAAACATCGTCGCGCGGAGTCCGGCGATGCAGCGCATCCTCCAGCAGGTAGTGCAGGTGGCGGATTCGGACGCGACCATTCTTCTTTTCGGGGAAACTGGTACCGGCAAAGAAGTCTTGGCCCGTGTCATTCATGCGAACAGCCGACGGAGTAAGGGGCCGTTTGTCGCCCTGAATTGCGCGGCCATCCCCGAAACGCTCTTCGAGTCCGAACTCTTCGGGCACGTGCGCGGTGCGTTTACCAGCGCCCATGGCGCGAAGCGAGGGCTGTTTCAAAGCGCCAACGGTGGTACGCTTTTTCTTGACGAGATCGGCGAAATACCGCTCTCGATGCAGGTCAAATTGTTGCGGGCTGTGCAGGAACGGGAAGTCCGCGAAGTGGGCTCTGAAGTCTCGACGAAGATCGATGTGCGGATTGTTGCCGCAACCAATAAAGACCTCGGTGAAGCGGTCAAGAACGGCTCATTCCGGAACGATCTGTACTATCGTATTTCGGTTGTCCCGTTGTTTATCCCACCGCTTCGCGATCGTCGAGAAGACATCCCCTTGTTGGCACAACACTTCCTGACCGCGAGTGCGAAACGGGCGAATAAGAGCTTGCGTGGCTTTACGCCGGCTGCACTCAATCGATTGATCACTCATCCCTGGCCTGGCAATGTCCGCGAATTGGAAAATGTCGTTGAGAAGGCCGCCGTGATGACCCGTCAGGACATGATTACCCCCGACCTGTTACCTTCGATGGGCACATCACCGGATGCGCCGCTCAAGCCACTGACGGAAGCAAAGGAAGAGTTTGAGAAGACCTATCTCAAGAATGTGCTGGAACTGACCGGTGGCAATATCTCTCGTGCCGCCCAATTTGCTGGGCGCTATCGGGCGGATTTCTACAAAATGCTCAGGAAGTATGGTCTGCATCCCTCGACCCTCAAGGCCAAAGCAGAAGCAGATCTGGAAGAGATGGATGAACAGGGCGACCTTACGGAGGCCGAACGCTAG
- a CDS encoding thioredoxin family protein encodes MPNILLLVSPSCGACPSAKSLWKQLRVKYSFSYREVDITTEDGRNLADRHSVRAVPATIIDGRLTFVGVPSRESAEKALQLKMKPRE; translated from the coding sequence ATGCCCAATATCTTGCTCCTAGTTTCACCGAGCTGTGGAGCCTGCCCGTCAGCAAAAAGTTTGTGGAAACAGTTGCGGGTGAAATATAGCTTCAGTTATCGCGAGGTAGATATTACGACAGAGGATGGGAGAAACCTCGCAGATCGACATTCGGTAAGGGCGGTGCCGGCTACGATCATTGATGGGCGGCTCACGTTTGTTGGTGTGCCGAGCCGGGAGAGCGCTGAGAAGGCGTTGCAGCTCAAAATGAAACCGCGCGAGTAG